From Roseibium alexandrii DFL-11, the proteins below share one genomic window:
- a CDS encoding division/cell wall cluster transcriptional repressor MraZ: protein MAGFVSHFTNRLDAKGRVSIPAPFRAVLARDGFEGLYCISSAHCRAVDAGGNQLVAEIQNRAQQFAKLTPDHDMLAAALFGASEIIKIDGDGRMTLSDMIRDHAGLSDTVTFVGMDYKFQIWEPEQFRGYRAEAQKRALAMLSGQLPAPSQGEPV, encoded by the coding sequence ATGGCCGGCTTTGTTTCGCATTTTACCAACCGGCTGGATGCCAAGGGTCGCGTGTCGATCCCGGCACCCTTCCGCGCGGTATTGGCGAGAGATGGGTTTGAAGGGCTTTATTGTATTTCATCAGCGCATTGCCGGGCAGTCGACGCCGGCGGCAATCAGCTCGTGGCTGAAATTCAGAACCGCGCCCAGCAGTTTGCCAAGCTCACACCCGATCATGACATGCTTGCCGCGGCGCTGTTCGGCGCCAGCGAAATCATCAAGATTGATGGAGATGGCCGTATGACCCTCTCCGACATGATTCGCGACCATGCCGGTCTCTCCGACACCGTCACGTTTGTCGGCATGGATTACAAGTTTCAGATCTGGGAACCAGAGCAGTTCCGCGGTTATCGCGCAGAGGCCCAAAAGCGCGCACTCGCAATGCTGTCGGGGCAGCTCCCGGCACCCTCACAAGGAGAGCCGGTATGA
- the rsmH gene encoding 16S rRNA (cytosine(1402)-N(4))-methyltransferase RsmH, producing the protein MMALGDKTDDLAAGGPERHVPVLLNEVLEWLDPQPGEVMVDGTFGAGGYSRKLLERDATVVGIDRDPDAIAGGQELVTQSDGRLILVPGQFADLETHARESGFDGVDGVVLDLGVSSMQLDQAERGFSFLRDGPLDMRMEQAGPSAADVVNELPVRDLIRIIGVLGEEKRAPSVAHAIDNARKEKPFSRTLELANLIEKVLGRSPKKAQIHPATRTFQALRIYVNGELHQAAQALGAAERILKPGGRLVLVSFHSLEDRIVKRFFQDRTKTRGGGSRHMPEEEVPPATFEILTRKAVEARDMETDANPRARSAKLRAGRRTEAPARELDIHVAGVPRLAAFHGLGG; encoded by the coding sequence ATGATGGCGCTCGGCGACAAGACGGATGATCTTGCTGCTGGCGGACCAGAGCGTCATGTGCCGGTTCTTCTTAACGAGGTTCTGGAATGGCTCGACCCGCAGCCCGGCGAGGTCATGGTTGATGGTACGTTCGGCGCAGGCGGCTACTCGCGCAAGCTTTTGGAGCGCGATGCGACGGTGGTCGGGATTGACCGTGACCCCGATGCAATCGCCGGTGGTCAGGAACTCGTCACCCAGTCCGATGGCCGGCTGATCCTGGTGCCCGGTCAGTTCGCTGATCTGGAAACTCATGCGCGGGAGAGCGGGTTTGACGGCGTCGATGGTGTGGTCCTCGATCTGGGCGTTTCTTCCATGCAGCTCGATCAGGCCGAGCGCGGGTTTTCCTTCCTACGCGACGGCCCATTGGACATGCGCATGGAGCAGGCCGGGCCGTCTGCTGCCGATGTGGTCAACGAGTTACCGGTCCGGGACCTGATACGGATCATCGGGGTTTTGGGTGAGGAAAAGCGGGCGCCATCCGTTGCGCATGCGATCGACAATGCGCGCAAGGAAAAGCCGTTCAGCCGTACACTGGAGCTTGCAAATCTGATCGAGAAAGTGCTCGGCCGCTCCCCGAAGAAGGCGCAGATCCATCCGGCGACACGGACGTTCCAGGCGCTGCGGATCTATGTGAACGGCGAATTGCATCAGGCCGCTCAGGCGCTGGGCGCGGCGGAACGCATCCTGAAGCCGGGTGGCCGCCTGGTTTTGGTGAGTTTTCACTCACTTGAGGACCGCATCGTAAAACGGTTCTTTCAGGATCGGACAAAAACACGGGGTGGCGGGTCACGTCATATGCCGGAGGAAGAGGTTCCGCCGGCAACTTTTGAAATTCTCACGCGCAAGGCAGTCGAGGCGCGCGACATGGAAACGGATGCAAACCCGCGGGCGCGCTCTGCGAAGCTGAGGGCCGGGCGGCGGACAGAGGCTCCGGCGCGCGAGCTCGACATTCATGTCGCCGGTGTGCCGCGCCTTGCAGCGTTTCATGGACTAGGGGGCTGA
- the ftsL gene encoding cell division protein FtsL gives MVRVLNILFIVAVVIGAATVYDLKMAATKSAAKVAELQRQIDEERNAIRHLRAEWSVLNKPERLQNLVERYNEYLQLEALEVRQIVMPDELPARPVTLEPIGGADQMGGYAGSSAMIR, from the coding sequence ATGGTTCGGGTGCTCAACATCCTTTTCATTGTGGCCGTCGTGATCGGTGCGGCAACCGTTTACGACCTGAAGATGGCGGCAACGAAGTCCGCTGCGAAGGTCGCGGAGCTACAGCGGCAAATCGACGAGGAGCGGAATGCGATCCGTCACTTACGTGCCGAGTGGAGTGTTCTGAACAAGCCGGAACGGCTGCAGAACCTCGTCGAACGCTACAACGAGTATCTTCAACTCGAAGCATTGGAAGTCCGGCAGATCGTCATGCCGGATGAACTTCCGGCACGACCGGTGACTCTGGAGCCGATTGGCGGGGCTGACCAGATGGGCGGATATGCCGGTTCTTCGGCGATGATCAGGTAG
- a CDS encoding peptidoglycan D,D-transpeptidase FtsI family protein, translated as MTLATEPASFLQVRRTQPRAARSSVSSSAVKSRVYLAMLAFACVYAAIGGRLIYLAQMDEAPSRAWISAQDSVAASRPDLIDRNGEILATDIKTASLYAEPRRILDVDEAVEGLTRILPDLDEALVRRRLESGAGFVWLKREMTPDKAEQVHDLGLPGIGFLSENQRFYPGGPTAGHIVGAVNVDNQGLSGIEKYVDDQWLRDLQSIGFASGRTMEPVRLSVDLRVQHVVRDELVKAMERYRAIAAAGIVLDAKTGEVVAMSSLPDYDPNDRSEALEKDRLNRATGGVFEMGSVFKAFTTAMALDSGAVTINDSFDATRPLRAAGRTITDFHGKNRILSVPEIFIYSSNIGTAKMMLATGVARQKEFMERLHLTKRLQTELPENAAPLLPPKWNELAAMTISFGHGLSVTPMQTAVAAAAMVNGGSLLPPTFVPRTQEEVKTLKKQVISPEVSRMMRYLFRLNVLSGSGRRADVPGYTVGGKTGTAEKIENGVYVSNKRRNSFLSAFPMDDPRYVVLVVLDEPKSEREGIGATAGLNTAPTTGAIIRRAAPMLGVMPRFGKGDEPIEISY; from the coding sequence ATGACATTGGCAACAGAACCAGCGAGCTTTCTCCAGGTTCGGCGGACCCAGCCGAGGGCGGCGCGCAGCTCCGTTTCATCGAGTGCGGTAAAGTCGCGCGTGTATCTCGCCATGCTCGCTTTTGCCTGTGTTTACGCGGCCATCGGTGGCCGGTTGATCTATCTTGCTCAGATGGACGAGGCGCCGTCCCGAGCGTGGATTTCTGCCCAGGATTCTGTGGCCGCGTCCCGTCCAGATCTTATCGACCGCAATGGTGAGATCCTTGCCACCGATATCAAGACAGCGTCCCTTTACGCTGAGCCGCGCCGTATCCTCGATGTTGATGAAGCAGTCGAAGGGCTCACCCGCATTTTGCCGGATCTGGACGAGGCGCTTGTCCGCCGCCGTCTCGAGAGCGGTGCCGGATTTGTCTGGTTGAAGCGTGAAATGACGCCGGACAAGGCAGAGCAGGTGCATGATCTTGGTTTGCCGGGCATTGGTTTCCTGTCTGAGAACCAGCGCTTTTATCCTGGCGGTCCGACCGCGGGCCACATCGTCGGCGCAGTGAATGTCGACAATCAGGGTCTCAGCGGGATTGAGAAATACGTCGACGATCAATGGTTGCGCGATCTTCAATCGATCGGGTTTGCCTCTGGCCGCACCATGGAGCCGGTGCGCCTTTCCGTAGATCTCAGGGTCCAGCACGTCGTACGCGATGAATTGGTCAAGGCAATGGAGCGGTATCGGGCCATCGCGGCCGCCGGTATCGTGTTGGATGCAAAGACTGGTGAAGTTGTCGCAATGTCGTCCCTGCCGGACTACGATCCGAACGACAGATCCGAAGCGTTGGAAAAGGACCGGCTGAACCGGGCGACCGGCGGTGTCTTTGAAATGGGATCCGTGTTCAAGGCGTTCACAACCGCCATGGCATTGGATTCGGGGGCTGTTACGATCAATGACAGCTTCGATGCGACCCGTCCTCTGCGCGCTGCGGGCCGGACGATCACCGATTTCCACGGGAAAAACCGCATTCTGTCCGTGCCGGAAATCTTCATTTATTCATCCAACATCGGCACCGCAAAAATGATGCTGGCGACAGGGGTCGCGCGCCAGAAGGAATTCATGGAGCGGTTGCATCTGACGAAGCGATTGCAGACGGAATTGCCCGAAAACGCCGCTCCCTTGTTGCCGCCGAAATGGAATGAGTTGGCAGCGATGACCATCTCCTTCGGTCACGGCTTGTCGGTGACGCCGATGCAAACAGCGGTGGCCGCCGCGGCTATGGTCAACGGTGGTTCCTTGTTGCCGCCGACCTTTGTGCCTCGGACACAGGAAGAAGTTAAGACGCTGAAGAAGCAAGTGATTTCACCGGAAGTCAGCCGCATGATGCGGTATCTCTTCCGCCTAAATGTCCTCTCCGGATCCGGGCGCCGGGCTGATGTTCCAGGCTATACCGTCGGCGGCAAGACAGGGACGGCAGAGAAGATCGAAAACGGTGTTTATGTGTCGAACAAGCGGCGCAACTCTTTCCTCTCTGCCTTCCCGATGGACGACCCGAGATACGTGGTTTTGGTTGTTCTTGATGAGCCCAAATCGGAGCGGGAAGGCATTGGTGCGACCGCCGGTTTGAACACGGCTCCGACGACCGGGGCGATCATTCGCCGCGCAGCACCGATGCTCGGTGTGATGCCGCGCTTTGGCAAAGGGGATGAACCGATCGAGATTTCCTATTAA
- a CDS encoding UDP-N-acetylmuramoyl-L-alanyl-D-glutamate--2,6-diaminopimelate ligase, translating to MHLEHLADGMDLPDTADGLSIEGLTADSRKVQPGFLFAAFKGSTVDGVQFVPKAVEARAVAVLCATNAAEAVRALVPPTVAVLSADEPRLTFSKMAARFYGRQPDTIVAVTGTAGKTSVAHFVRQIFQAAGHPAASLGTLGIIKPDGESYGGLTTPDPVQLQKDLADLATEGIRYAALEASSHGLDQYRLDGVRLTAAAFTNLGRDHMDYHPTIEDYLQAKLRLFSELLPAGGHVVVDPGEKYTDRVLAIAEERGLPVFTVGETGKDLKLTGLRPSGAGQLLTVETSRGEYKVTLPLIGRFQVSNALIAAGLAITAGIDAGAALRALENLKGAPGRLELAGTTPAGGMVFVDYAHKPDALDKALAALKPFAEGSLSVVVGAGGDRDPGKRPLMGEAAARHADLVIVTDDNPRSEDPATIRKAVLAGAPGGLEIGDRAEAIAEGIRRLKSGDILCVAGKGHETGQIVGDTVIPFSDHDSVRQALNQLGLK from the coding sequence ATGCACCTTGAGCATTTAGCCGACGGCATGGATTTGCCGGACACGGCAGATGGCCTTTCCATTGAAGGACTGACGGCGGACAGCCGCAAGGTCCAACCAGGTTTTCTCTTTGCTGCCTTCAAGGGCTCCACGGTTGATGGCGTTCAGTTCGTTCCCAAAGCGGTCGAAGCTCGCGCAGTCGCTGTCCTGTGCGCTACCAATGCTGCGGAGGCTGTTCGTGCGCTCGTTCCGCCAACCGTCGCGGTTCTCAGCGCAGACGAACCGCGTCTGACATTTTCAAAAATGGCGGCCCGCTTCTATGGCCGTCAGCCGGATACGATTGTTGCCGTCACGGGTACGGCGGGAAAGACATCGGTCGCCCATTTTGTGCGTCAGATCTTTCAAGCTGCAGGCCATCCGGCGGCCAGTCTTGGAACCTTGGGCATCATTAAGCCGGATGGTGAAAGTTACGGCGGGCTGACAACGCCGGATCCGGTGCAGCTTCAAAAGGATCTGGCAGACCTTGCGACTGAAGGCATTCGCTATGCCGCTTTGGAAGCCTCGTCCCACGGACTTGATCAGTATCGCCTTGATGGTGTCCGGCTGACAGCAGCAGCCTTCACCAACCTTGGACGGGATCACATGGATTATCACCCGACCATCGAGGATTACCTGCAAGCCAAGCTGCGTCTCTTCAGTGAGCTTCTCCCGGCCGGCGGTCATGTTGTTGTAGATCCGGGTGAAAAGTACACAGATCGCGTATTGGCCATTGCCGAAGAGCGTGGATTGCCGGTTTTCACGGTTGGCGAGACGGGCAAGGATCTCAAGCTGACCGGCTTAAGGCCGAGCGGTGCTGGGCAGCTTTTGACGGTCGAGACCTCGCGCGGCGAGTACAAGGTGACTCTTCCACTCATTGGACGGTTTCAGGTTTCGAACGCCTTGATTGCTGCAGGTCTTGCGATTACTGCCGGAATAGATGCCGGCGCTGCACTTCGTGCTCTTGAGAACCTAAAAGGCGCACCGGGCCGCTTGGAGCTCGCCGGGACAACTCCGGCTGGCGGTATGGTTTTCGTTGATTACGCCCACAAACCGGACGCTCTCGACAAAGCGTTGGCGGCACTAAAGCCGTTTGCCGAAGGGAGCCTCTCAGTTGTGGTGGGCGCTGGCGGAGACCGGGATCCCGGCAAGCGTCCCCTGATGGGCGAAGCGGCTGCGCGGCACGCAGATTTGGTCATAGTGACCGATGACAACCCGAGATCGGAAGACCCGGCAACCATTCGCAAAGCTGTTCTTGCAGGTGCGCCGGGTGGTCTAGAGATTGGCGATCGCGCCGAAGCAATTGCCGAAGGCATCCGGCGCCTGAAATCTGGCGATATCCTGTGCGTTGCCGGAAAAGGTCACGAAACCGGCCAGATTGTTGGCGACACAGTGATACCTTTCTCTGATCACGACTCTGTGCGCCAAGCTTTAAATCAACTGGGATTAAAATGA
- a CDS encoding UDP-N-acetylmuramoylalanyl-D-glutamyl-2,6-diaminopimelate--D-alanyl-D-alanine ligase, giving the protein MSDPLWTSEVFIDACGGTAKGDVGAHITGISIDSRTLEPGDAFIAIKGDRLDGHDYVAAALEAGASLALVAEDSLGDLPDDGRYVVVDDPLEAMRALGVAARARTNARIVAVTGSVGKTGTKEALRLALAPSGKVHASVASFNNHWGVPLTLARMPADTDFGVFEIGMNHAGEITPLVQMVRPHVAIITTVEAVHIEFFESVEKIAQAKAEIFNGLEPDGVAILNRDNKQYDLLRFLAATAAVRNVQTFGQIGSEDSHLKMAVATDDGTSVEASILGQDVSYGIGAPGAHLVQNSLAVLTAVADLGADLQEGAAALGGMTAPKGRGEQCRLSVGGGEVQLIDESYNANPASMRAAFSVLAQATLGGSGRRIAVIGDMRELGTDADQLHAELEGPIREAAIDRVFCAGPHMAALWDKLPDDVKAHHREEAKDLIELLLKDVQPGDVVMIKGSLGTRMGPLVEALKKEYPPADDIEAA; this is encoded by the coding sequence ATGAGCGACCCGCTTTGGACATCTGAGGTCTTTATCGACGCCTGTGGCGGAACCGCCAAAGGAGATGTGGGCGCGCACATAACCGGTATTTCCATCGACAGCCGAACTCTGGAGCCGGGTGATGCGTTCATCGCCATCAAAGGTGATCGGCTCGATGGCCATGATTATGTTGCGGCCGCGCTTGAGGCAGGGGCGTCCTTGGCGCTTGTTGCCGAAGACAGCCTCGGTGATTTGCCTGATGACGGGCGTTATGTCGTTGTTGATGATCCGCTCGAAGCCATGCGCGCACTTGGTGTTGCCGCACGGGCCCGCACCAATGCCCGCATAGTCGCGGTTACCGGATCGGTTGGCAAAACAGGGACGAAGGAAGCCCTTCGTCTGGCGCTTGCGCCCTCCGGCAAGGTTCATGCGTCGGTTGCCTCGTTCAACAATCACTGGGGCGTCCCGCTGACGCTGGCGCGCATGCCCGCCGATACGGATTTTGGCGTCTTTGAAATCGGTATGAACCACGCGGGTGAAATCACGCCGCTGGTACAGATGGTTCGGCCGCATGTCGCGATTATCACCACCGTCGAGGCCGTTCATATCGAGTTCTTCGAATCCGTCGAGAAGATTGCCCAGGCAAAAGCGGAAATCTTCAATGGTCTGGAGCCGGATGGCGTTGCGATCCTCAATCGGGACAACAAGCAATACGATTTGCTTCGGTTTTTGGCGGCAACCGCTGCCGTGCGCAACGTTCAGACATTCGGCCAAATCGGTTCAGAAGACAGCCACCTGAAAATGGCGGTCGCTACCGACGATGGCACGAGTGTGGAAGCCTCGATCCTCGGGCAGGACGTGTCATATGGAATTGGTGCTCCGGGTGCGCACCTTGTGCAGAACAGCCTGGCGGTGTTAACCGCTGTAGCCGATCTGGGCGCGGATCTGCAGGAAGGCGCTGCCGCGCTCGGCGGTATGACTGCACCCAAGGGCCGCGGTGAGCAATGCCGTTTGTCCGTTGGTGGCGGCGAAGTGCAGCTGATAGACGAGAGCTACAACGCCAACCCCGCGTCCATGCGCGCAGCCTTTTCGGTGTTGGCGCAAGCCACGCTTGGCGGCTCCGGGCGGCGGATTGCGGTTATTGGCGATATGCGCGAACTCGGCACCGATGCCGACCAGCTTCATGCAGAACTTGAAGGTCCGATCCGCGAAGCTGCGATTGACAGGGTCTTCTGCGCCGGCCCGCATATGGCTGCGCTCTGGGATAAATTGCCGGACGATGTAAAGGCCCATCACCGCGAAGAGGCCAAAGACCTGATCGAGCTGTTACTCAAAGACGTGCAGCCCGGTGATGTCGTGATGATCAAAGGTTCTTTGGGAACCCGCATGGGCCCGCTTGTCGAAGCCTTGAAAAAAGAATATCCGCCTGCAGACGACATCGAAGCGGCGTGA
- the mraY gene encoding phospho-N-acetylmuramoyl-pentapeptide-transferase, translated as MFYFLGQFADQISALNVFRYITFRTGGAIMTALFFVFLFGPKIIASLRIRQGHGQPIRADGPESHLSKKGTPTMGGLMILSGALVAALLWADLSNPYVWVVIGVTVGFGMIGFYDDYLKVTKSSHKGFGGKARLGLEFLIAATAAFTVTVLDTTSFSGALTFPFFKDFTLNLGLIFIPFAAFVMVGAGNAVNLTDGLDGLAIVPVMIACASFGLIAYLSGNAVFANYLQIHHVAGTGELAVICGAVIGAGLGFLWFNAPPAAIFMGDTGSLALGGMIGAIAVATKHEIVLAIIGGLFVLEAVSVIVQVMSFKLTGKRVFRMAPIHHHFEIQGWTESQVVIRFWIISVVLALIGLATLKLR; from the coding sequence ATGTTTTATTTTCTCGGCCAGTTCGCCGACCAAATCTCTGCTCTGAACGTTTTCCGGTACATCACATTCCGGACAGGCGGGGCGATCATGACGGCCCTGTTCTTTGTCTTTCTGTTTGGGCCAAAAATTATCGCGAGCCTTCGGATCCGGCAGGGACATGGTCAGCCGATCCGCGCCGATGGCCCGGAAAGCCACCTGTCCAAAAAAGGAACGCCCACAATGGGCGGATTGATGATCTTATCCGGTGCTTTGGTGGCTGCGCTTCTATGGGCCGACTTGAGCAATCCGTACGTCTGGGTCGTGATTGGTGTGACCGTCGGCTTCGGGATGATCGGATTTTACGACGATTACCTGAAGGTCACGAAGTCCTCGCACAAGGGTTTCGGTGGCAAGGCGCGCTTGGGTCTTGAGTTCCTGATTGCCGCAACCGCGGCGTTTACCGTTACAGTGCTCGACACGACATCGTTCTCCGGAGCGCTGACATTCCCGTTCTTCAAAGACTTCACGCTCAATCTCGGCCTTATCTTCATTCCGTTTGCGGCCTTCGTCATGGTTGGAGCAGGCAATGCGGTGAACCTGACTGATGGCCTCGACGGTCTGGCCATTGTGCCGGTTATGATCGCCTGCGCTTCCTTTGGATTGATCGCCTATCTCTCGGGCAACGCGGTGTTCGCGAACTACCTGCAGATCCACCATGTGGCCGGTACCGGTGAACTCGCGGTCATCTGCGGTGCGGTGATCGGCGCTGGTCTTGGTTTCCTGTGGTTCAACGCGCCTCCCGCGGCCATCTTCATGGGTGACACCGGATCTCTGGCGCTCGGCGGAATGATCGGCGCGATCGCTGTTGCGACCAAGCACGAGATTGTTCTGGCAATCATCGGTGGCCTGTTCGTTCTGGAAGCGGTCTCGGTGATCGTTCAGGTGATGTCCTTCAAACTCACCGGAAAGCGTGTGTTTCGAATGGCTCCGATCCACCACCATTTCGAAATTCAGGGCTGGACCGAAAGCCAGGTGGTCATCCGGTTCTGGATCATATCGGTCGTCCTCGCCCTGATCGGCCTTGCCACACTGAAGTTGAGGTAA
- the murD gene encoding UDP-N-acetylmuramoyl-L-alanine--D-glutamate ligase, which produces MIEVTTFEVQTVALFGLGGSGLATAKALQAGGANVVCFDDNETRVAEAAAAGLKTQDLKTLDWSGVSALVLAPGVPLTHPVPHWSVDLARNAGVEVIGDVELFCREHRKLCPEAPFIAITGTNGKSTTTALIAHLLRELGLDVQMGGNIGTPVLELEPPRPGRHYVVECSSYQIDLAPTLDPTVGLHMNLSPDHLDRHGTLENYAAIKERLVAGAKVAIVGVDDGLSSMIADRLELARKPVCRIAGERELTAGIYAHNGRLIEAHDGAQTEVALLMGIDSLRGDHNAQNAAAAFACLRALEIPADKIAAAMKNFPGLHHRMEIVARTGRTLFINDSKATNADAAARALASFDRIYWIAGGRAKAGGISSLDEYFPNIAKAFLIGEAAEEFAKTLDGHVPYAVSGTLTQAVRDAAAEAAEDGAEEIAILLSPACASFDQYANFELRGAAFVNAVRALPGGGNTQEVA; this is translated from the coding sequence ATGATTGAAGTCACCACATTTGAAGTACAAACCGTTGCGCTTTTCGGGCTCGGCGGGTCCGGACTTGCCACTGCCAAGGCGTTGCAGGCGGGCGGTGCCAATGTGGTGTGCTTTGACGACAATGAAACGCGAGTTGCCGAGGCGGCGGCTGCTGGCCTCAAAACCCAAGACCTGAAGACCCTCGATTGGTCGGGCGTGTCTGCCCTTGTGCTGGCGCCGGGTGTTCCGCTGACACACCCGGTGCCTCATTGGTCGGTCGATCTGGCCCGCAATGCCGGGGTTGAGGTGATCGGCGATGTTGAACTTTTCTGCCGCGAGCATCGCAAGCTCTGTCCTGAAGCCCCGTTCATTGCGATCACCGGAACCAACGGAAAATCGACCACCACCGCTCTGATTGCGCATCTGCTGCGCGAACTGGGGCTGGATGTGCAGATGGGCGGGAACATAGGCACTCCGGTCTTGGAGCTGGAACCGCCGCGCCCCGGCCGCCACTATGTGGTTGAGTGTTCATCCTACCAGATCGACCTTGCCCCAACGCTGGACCCGACGGTCGGACTTCACATGAACCTGTCGCCGGATCACCTCGACCGGCACGGTACGCTCGAAAACTATGCCGCAATCAAGGAACGGCTGGTGGCTGGTGCGAAGGTCGCGATTGTCGGCGTCGATGACGGCCTGTCCTCCATGATCGCCGACCGGTTGGAACTGGCCCGCAAACCGGTCTGCCGGATTGCAGGCGAACGGGAGTTGACGGCCGGCATCTACGCTCACAATGGCCGGCTGATTGAGGCCCATGATGGAGCGCAGACCGAAGTCGCCCTGCTCATGGGGATCGACAGTTTGCGCGGGGACCACAATGCTCAAAATGCGGCAGCTGCTTTTGCCTGCCTGCGGGCGCTGGAAATACCGGCCGATAAGATCGCAGCCGCAATGAAAAACTTTCCTGGCCTCCATCACCGCATGGAGATTGTTGCCCGGACTGGCCGGACGCTCTTTATCAATGACAGCAAGGCGACCAACGCAGATGCTGCGGCACGGGCGCTGGCGAGTTTCGACCGGATCTATTGGATTGCCGGAGGGCGTGCCAAGGCCGGTGGGATCTCTTCTCTGGACGAGTACTTCCCGAATATCGCGAAGGCCTTTTTGATCGGTGAAGCCGCAGAAGAGTTTGCCAAAACGCTGGACGGACATGTCCCGTATGCAGTCAGTGGTACACTCACGCAGGCCGTCCGGGATGCGGCGGCCGAGGCTGCGGAAGATGGCGCGGAAGAAATTGCAATTCTTCTGTCTCCGGCCTGTGCATCTTTCGATCAATATGCCAATTTCGAACTGCGGGGCGCTGCTTTTGTAAATGCGGTGCGTGCCTTGCCTGGTGGTGGAAACACTCAGGAGGTCGCATAA
- a CDS encoding FtsW/RodA/SpoVE family cell cycle protein, with product MVSRADRSRFAEWLWTVDHYLLAAFSILLVSGVVFAFAASPPVAERIGVDTFYFVKRQAMFTIPALGIMLAASLMTPRMVRRAALVLFTISVVLLIATLFMGFETKGARRWIYIAGVSVQASEYLKPAFVVLIAFLLSESGRRREVPGVLFAFILFAVCATLLVAQPDFGQTMLIGMVWAALFFLNGISWMIIVALGIIGIAGLFAAYAFLPHVTSRVDRFLDPSTGDTFQVDTALEAFMSGGWFGRGPGEGTVKRILPDSHADFIFAVVGEEFGVIACLMLVIVFAFIVIRGLQHASRDQDAFGRLATAGLVVLFGLQATINLSVNLHLVPSKGMTLPFISYGGSSLLASAMSAGAILALTRKRPRPMSNDTVTVSRLSPSSLM from the coding sequence ATGGTCTCACGCGCTGATCGCAGCCGGTTTGCCGAATGGCTTTGGACAGTTGATCACTATCTGCTGGCGGCCTTCAGTATTCTGCTCGTTTCCGGCGTGGTGTTTGCCTTTGCCGCAAGCCCGCCGGTCGCCGAACGCATTGGCGTCGATACCTTTTATTTCGTGAAACGGCAGGCGATGTTCACGATCCCCGCACTCGGGATCATGCTGGCGGCATCGCTCATGACGCCGCGGATGGTTCGCAGAGCTGCTTTGGTGCTGTTCACAATCTCCGTGGTCTTGCTGATTGCGACCCTGTTCATGGGGTTTGAAACCAAGGGCGCCCGCCGCTGGATCTATATTGCCGGTGTGTCCGTACAGGCGTCGGAATATCTCAAACCGGCTTTTGTTGTGCTGATCGCGTTTTTGTTGTCTGAAAGCGGCCGCCGCCGGGAAGTGCCGGGCGTTCTATTCGCCTTCATTCTTTTTGCTGTCTGCGCAACTCTTCTAGTGGCCCAGCCGGACTTTGGGCAGACCATGCTGATTGGGATGGTCTGGGCGGCGTTGTTCTTTTTGAACGGGATCTCGTGGATGATTATCGTTGCGCTCGGGATTATCGGGATTGCCGGTCTGTTCGCCGCTTATGCCTTCCTGCCGCACGTGACCAGTCGGGTCGACCGGTTCCTCGATCCAAGCACGGGCGACACCTTTCAGGTTGATACCGCGCTCGAGGCCTTCATGTCGGGTGGATGGTTCGGGCGGGGACCAGGCGAGGGCACGGTGAAACGGATCCTGCCGGACAGTCATGCTGACTTCATCTTCGCCGTGGTGGGCGAGGAGTTTGGTGTGATCGCCTGCCTCATGCTGGTGATTGTCTTTGCCTTCATCGTGATCCGCGGATTGCAGCACGCAAGCCGGGACCAAGATGCCTTTGGCCGGTTGGCGACTGCCGGTCTTGTTGTCCTGTTTGGGCTTCAGGCAACCATCAATCTGTCGGTGAACCTGCACCTGGTCCCGTCGAAGGGTATGACGCTGCCGTTCATTTCCTATGGGGGGTCCTCTCTTTTGGCGTCCGCCATGTCCGCCGGGGCGATACTCGCGCTGACCCGCAAGCGGCCGCGACCCATGTCGAATGACACGGTTACTGTCAGCCGTCTGTCTCCGTCTTCCTTGATGTAA